A single region of the Oncorhynchus masou masou isolate Uvic2021 unplaced genomic scaffold, UVic_Omas_1.1 unplaced_scaffold_2777, whole genome shotgun sequence genome encodes:
- the LOC135533893 gene encoding uncharacterized protein LOC135533893 — translation MRGIVLLFLLSLWPGGNVDAINAEVLANVVQEMRRFGLENRQYAMAVLLTQQQCTQNGGIFDVGVQPQVVQKILQEYSVYTGDRLIAAIPDTYHSEYLLLGHDKTNPSKMQTLLTAAKPNDCIVFFSNYSPCLERCNFPNGATSILPFMTVFNGRNANQMAFVFSSVWDPTRHHTGVTKPTKQLVLDSFRRIERYLPLYRCVRFQGQNACYRCVTANTNPETNDCLYGY, via the exons ATGAGGGGAATTGTCCTTCtctttctgctgtctctctggCCTGGAGGCAACGTGGATGCTATCAATGCAGAGGTCTTGGCTAATGTGGTACAAGAGATGAGAAG GTTCGGCCTGGAGAACCGCCAGTATGCCATGGCTGTCTTACTCACCCAACAGCAGTGCACCCAAAATGGAGGAATCTTTGATGTGGGCGTGCAACCTCAGGTTGTCCAGAAGATACTACAGGAGTATAGTGTCTACACAGGAGACCGGCTCATCGCAGCCATACCTGACACCTACCATTCTGAGTACCTTCTCTTGGGGCATGATAAAACCAACCCCAGCAAAATGCAGACTCTGTTAACAGCAGCAAAGCCTAATGACTGCATTGTCTTCTTCTCCAACTACTCTCCCTGCCTGGAGAGATGCAACTTCCCTAATGGAGCAACCAGCATTCTCCCCTTCATGACCGTCTTCAATGGTAGGAACGCCAACCAGATGGCCTTTGTCTTCTCCTCGGTTTGGGACCCCACAAGGCACCATACAGGAGTGACCAAACCCACTAAGCAGCTGGTGCTGGACTCCTTCAGGAGAATAGAAAGATACCTCCCTTTATATCGTTGTGTCAGATTCCAGGGACAAAACGCATGTTACCGTTGTGTCACTGCCAACACAAATCCTGAGACCAATGACTGTCTGTATGGATACTAA